The Thermococcus celericrescens DNA segment CCGGAGGGAGAACCTCCGCTCGGCCTACCTCGGCCTGATAAACCCCCTCCTGTACTACATCGTGCTCTTCTCGGCCTACGACCGCTTACCCGCACAGGAGGCGCAGGCGCTCAACTACACCTGGCCGCTGATGCTTGTCCTCCTCTCGATTCCGCTGCTGGGAAAGCGGCCCGGGGCGAGGAC contains these protein-coding regions:
- a CDS encoding DMT family transporter; this translates as MSKKHAVGAVLLWSTVASAFKLSLRYMSPLQLLFYASLTSLMLFGILYVREFSPRRENLRSAYLGLINPLLYYIVLFSAYDRLPAQEAQALNYTWPLMLVLLSIPLLGKRPGART